One window from the genome of Rhizoctonia solani chromosome 15, complete sequence encodes:
- a CDS encoding Retrotransposable element Tf2 protein — protein sequence MDSNKKPLLFLDMILRDYPTDPIKTLIDSSATSNFISPTLVEKLKIPKTLLKNPRVVRMLDGTISQTGRIWHQVQLAVLANGHLHHIPFLVCPIGNTPAILGMTWLTSESPLIDWQQGLVTFPEQVQIASEEEADPDPLADLPTQYHEFARVFGKEEFKVLPPHREYDISIDLLPDAKLSPGPIYGMTDAESRALKQHIDEELATGKIRPSTSSAGAPVMFVKKADGSLRLVVDYRKLNDVTHKNVYPLPRQDNLMAKLRHAKIFTKLDLRWGYNNVQIKEGDEWKTAFRTKYGLFEYLVMPFGLTNAPAAFQHFMNNLFRDLIDVTVVIYLDNILIFSENPEEHPAHVREVLSRLMANQLFCKLSKCHFHVTTVNYLGIVISPAGFSMDQKKIEAVTTWPTPKTVKQVQAFLGFVNYLRRFIPNFSLVARPLHNLTKKETPWSWGNPEEEAFQELKRLVTRLPVLIHSNPGLPYYLETDASGVAMGAILSQRGEDNRLHPVAYMSKSFSGAEANYDTHDKELLAIIKALEEWRIFLEATDKPIQVFTDHQNLEYWMQARTFNRRHARWRIFLSDFNFKIHYRPGKQSGKPDALSRRADYVDNPLEPEVMLPAEVFANTSEEELEIVTEIRTKLREDPSLEPIIQFLTEDADNAPPSIRKAYRDYDWEEDLLWYRGKLVVPDSESLKERLLREFHNSPLAGHPGQQRTLELLSCNYWWPGMKSSSKEWVECCPTCQANRQAHAPVIALKPLEVPPYPFHTISYDFITGFPKSKGHDAILVVIDSFSKFGHFIPTTKKVTSKGLADLFISHVWKLHGLPVKTISDRGTTFTGKFLRALYQRLGVKPAFSSAYHPESDGQTERVNQFIEFYLRSYVAADHSDWATWLPLAEYAYNNAKHSATGRTPFELVYGRNPIMNPSNVPANVPEADLVADTLAQEWKEAESALRMTKERMTKSTGMIPEYSIGKKVWLDGKNIELRTNSNKLDPKRLGPFKVTEKISSHAYRLELPETLKIHDVFYVGLLSKAHESPSQPFPEQPPPETIEGEEEYEVEQIIDSKRQRGKWFYLIKWKGYGPEDNSWEPEELLEHSQEEIKRFNQAKLRKACDAAKSL from the coding sequence ATGGACTCAAACAAGAAACCCTTACTCTTCCTTGACATGATACTGCGTGACTACCCAACGGACCCTATCAAAACTCTCATTGACTCCAGCGCCACCTCCAACTTTATATCCCCCACTCTGGTAGAAAAActgaaaatcccaaaaaccctactcaaaaatccacgagtagtgaggatgttagatggtaccatatctcagactggtcgcatatggcaccaggttcaactcgcggtcttggccaatggccacctccaccacattcccttccttgtttgccccataggcaacacaccggctatccttggcatgacctGGCTCACATCGGAATCCCCCCtgattgactggcaacagggtcTTGTCACATTCccagaacaagttcaaattgcctctgaggaagaagcggatccTGACCCCTTGGCAGACCTCCCAACccaataccatgagtttgcaagagtatttggcaaagaagaatttaaggtccttcccccccacagggaatatgacatttccATTGACCTACTTCCTGACGCCAAACTCTCACCAGGACCTATTTATGGCATGACCGATGCAGAATCTAGGGcgctgaaacaacacattgacgaggagctggcaacaggcaaaatccgccctagtacctcctcagcaggcgccccggtcatgtttgtaaaaaaggcagatgggtCCCTCAGGCTAGTTGTTGATTATAGAAAGCTGAATGACGTCACCCATAAGAACGTATACCCCTtaccaagacaggacaaTCTTATGGCTAAACTCAgacatgccaagatcttcactaaattggacttacgctggggGTATAATAACGttcaaatcaaggaaggtgacgaatggaaaacggccttcagaaccaaatatggcctgtttgaatacctagttatgccctttggtcttaccaatgcccccgcagcgttccagcatttcatgaacaacttgtttagggacctcattgacgtcacagtggtcatctatttggacaacatcttgatcttctcagagaaCCCAGAAGAACATCCAGCCCATGTGAGGGAAGTACTATCCAGGTTAATGGCAAACCAACTCTTCTGCAAACTCTCGAAGTGTCATTTCCATGTGACTACGGTCAATTACTTAGGCATTGTTATCTCTCCTGCTGggttctcaatggaccagaagaaaataGAAGCGGTCACAACCtggcccactcccaaaacggtcaaacaggttcaggcatttctaggatttgtcaactatCTTAGacggttcatccccaatttcagcttggtcgcacgccccctccacaacctcaccaaaaaggaaaccccctggtcatggggtaacccagaagaggaagcattccaggagTTGAAACGTCTAGTTACACGGTTGCCAGTGcttatccattccaaccctgGTCTCCCCTACTATCTTGAAACAGACGCgtcaggggtagccatgggagcaatccttAGTCAAAGAGGGGAGGATAACCGTTTACACCCAGTAGCCTATATGTCGAAATCcttctctggtgctgaggccaattacgacacccatgacaaggaactcctagccatcatcaaggccctAGAGGAGTGGCGTAtcttcctagaagcaacggacaaacccaTACAGGTGTTCACGGATCATCAAaatttggaatattggatgcaggccagAACCTTCAATCGCAGGCATGCccgatggcgcatattcttgaGCGACTTTAACTTCAAAATCCACTATCgaccagggaaacagtcggGTAAACCAGATGCATTGTCCAGACGAGCAGACTATGTTGACAACCCCttggaaccagaagtcatgctccccgcagaagtctttgccaacacgtcagaagaagaactggaaattgtcacggaaatccGCACCAAGCTTAGGGAAGACCCGTCCCTTGAGCCCATTATCCAATTTCtcacagaagatgcggacaatgcacctccctccattcggaaagcttacagagactacgattgggaagaggacctcctatggtaccgagggaaactagttgtcccagactcggaATCCCTGAAAGAACGGTTGctgagggaattccacaactcacCACTAGCCGGTCACCCAGGTCAACAGAGGACCCTTGAACTTCTAAGttgcaactactggtggccaggcatgaaatcatcctccaaagaatgggtggaatgctgcCCCACATGCCAGGCCAACCGCCAAGCACACGCCCCGGTCATTGCCCTCAAAcctctggaagttcccccctacCCATTCCACACAATTTCCTATGATTTTATCACGGGATTCCCAAAGTCAAAAGGCCATGACGCAATCTTGGTAGTCATCGATTCCTTCTCCAAATTCgggcacttcatcccaactaccaagaaggTTACATCTAAAGGCCTAGCGGATTTATTCATCtcacatgtgtggaaactccatgggttACCAGTCAAAACAATTTCAGACAGGGGGACGACGTTTACGGGAaagttcctaagggcactctATCAACGCCTCGGAGTAAAACCAGCCTTttcatcagcctaccacccggaatcggacggacaaacagagagggtgaaccagttcattgagttctacctcagatcatatGTTGCCGCCGAccactcagattgggccacCTGGTTGCCACTAGCGGAATATGCCTATAATAACGCAAAGCACTCTGCAACCGGAAGAACCccttttgaattggtttatggaagaaaccccaTCATGAATCCGTCTAACGTTCCTGCGAAtgttccagaagcagaccttgtaGCCGATACCTTGgcccaggaatggaaggaagcagagtCAGCACTGAGAATGACAAAAGAACGCATGACCAAATCAACAGGGATGATACCGGAATACTCCAtaggcaaaaaagtctggctagatggaaagaACATAGAACTTAGGACGAACTCCAATAAGCTAGACCCCAAACGACTAGGTCCATTCAAGGTTACAGAGAAAATATCCAGCCAtgcctaccgcctagaactccccgaaaccctgaaaatccacgatGTATTCTACGTGGGATTACTATCAAAGGCACACGAGTCACCAAGTCAGCCGTTCCCAGaacaaccccctcctgaaacaatagaaggggaggaagaatacgaggtcgaacaaatcattgactctaaacgccaacggggaaaatggttttatttgatcaaatggaaaggttacggtCCAGAGGATAACTCATGGGAGCCAGAGGAGCtattggaacacagccaggaagagatcaagcgctttaACCAAGCCaaactcagaaaggcttgtgacgccgccaagagcctttaa